The Cystobacter fuscus DSM 2262 sequence CCAGACAACGGCGATGCAGGTGAGCACGCCCAGTGCCGAACTCCAACTCACGCCGATCGAACCGGACAAGCCGCCACCGAGGACCTGATAGTTGGTATGCAGCGGCGCGATGGTCTGCCCGTCAGCGACGAGGAAGGCCGCACCGCGATACATCAGGTAGCCGGCCAACGTGACGACGAAGGCAGGCACCTGTCGATAGGCGACCCACCACCCCTGAAAGGCCCCGACGGCGACGCCCGCCGCCACGCCGAGCGCGATGCTCAGCAGCCAGCCCCAGTTGGCTTCCGGAGGAAACCACTGCACCTGGCTGTAAGCGATCAGCATGCCGGTAAAGGCGAGCAGCGAACCCACGGACAGGTCGATCTGCCGGGCTACGATCAGGAACACCATGCCACAGGCCATGATGCCGGTCACGCATGTTTGAATTGACAGGTTGTAGAGATTGCGCGGCGTGAGGAAGGTGCCTTCGGTCAGAGCCGCCAGGGCGGCCCAGACCATGAGCAGCACCAGGACCATTGAACTGAAGCGCGGGTCAAAGCCCGTCTTGCGGAGAAGGATTTGCATCGCGAGGGCGTGTTCTGGGAGAGACGGCCTCGCGGCGCTCGTCGCCGCCGCGAGGCCGAGCGGTTTCTTACCTGCAGGCTTTCGGCGCCTTCGCGCCGCTCGCGCCCGCGCACACCTGCTGTCTGGTGGCCCAACCCGAGTTGAGGACGTGGTCGAGGTTGTCCGCTGTGATAGGTACCGGCTTCAGGAAGACCGCTGGAATGGGCAACTTCTTGGTACCGCCGTTCCAGATGGTCGCGCCCTGAAGTGTCGACGGCTTCGTGCCCTTGGTCATCGCGACCGCGAAATTGGCCGCCGCCTCGCCCAGCACGCGGGTGTCCTTGAACACGGTGACCGTCTGCTCGCCGCGGGCAATCCGGTTCAGCGCTGCGATGTCGGCGTCCTGGCCGGACACCGGGACTCCGGTCAAGCTCTGCGCCTTCAGGGCCGCGACCGCGCCTCCAGCAGCACCGTCATTCGAGGCCACCACCGCGTCGACCTTGTTGGAATTGCGCGTGAGGATCTGCTCCATGTTGCGCTGAGCGACTTCCGGCGACCAACCTTCGGTGTACTGCTCGCCCACCACCTTGATTTTTCCGGCCTGGATGGCGCTTTGCAGGACCTCGAGCTGGCCGCGATGCAGGAAGTCCGAGTTGGGATCGGTCGGCGAGCCCTTGATGAATGCGTAGTTCCCCTGTGGCTTGACCTTCAGCACCTCGCGGGCCTGGATGCGGCCCACTTCGACGTTGTCGAACGTGACATACAGCACCCCTGGGTCCTGGATGAGGCGGTCGTACGCCACCACCGGAATGTTCTCCTGACGAGCCCTCTGCACAGCGGGCAGAATGGCGTCGGAGTCATAAGCAAGCACGATCAGCGCGTTGGCGCCGCGCGAAATCAGGCCCTCCACGTCCGACAGCTGCTTTTCGTTGGAACCCTGCGCGTCGGCGCTGATGTACTTCGCACCAAGCTTCTGCAAGGCCGCCTTGAGCGCGGCCTCGTCGCGCTTCCAGCGCTCTTCCTGGAAGTTGGACCAGGAGACGCCTACCACCAGGCTCTCTGCGTTTGCGACTCTCGGCACGGCTGCCATGACGGCGAGCCACAACAGGGTGGCCCCGCGGTTCAGTCTCATGTGCGTCTCCTCTGGCGCGCCCCCTGGCGCCTTCGCGTTGATATCGCCGAATTGGTTTGTTCGATGAACAAACCATAGAGCCGAACGCCAGGCCCGTCAATCAGGAGAGTAATGGGAATCAGCAGAGGGCCCCCTCATCGCATCATGAGTGCTGTCGCTAGCGAATTCGACATAGCGCGTCATTCATTGCCCGCGTGGCCGTGGCAACCATCGGCCGTGAGCGCGCACGGGCCCGGATGGGAGCTGGAGTACACCATCAAACAGATGGGCTGGCTGCTCTCCAATGCGGGGAACGTCTCACAACTGTTCGCCTCAGGAGTGCCGATGATGCTGACGCAGCGCGCCGAAGCAGAGGTGGTGCTCGACTGGACGATTTTGACTGCGGTTGTATTTTTTTTGTGCACTGCCGATGGTGAAAGCACATCGGCGCTCAACCGAGGCCCAGACGACCCGCGGGGGGATGACGTCAGGCCATCAGGGCTTCATGCAGCACTGCACCCGCGGCGCCCACAGCGCAAGCATTGATGCCGAAGCGGCAATGCCGTACTTCGGTGGTGTGGAAGGCGTACCGCGCCTGCAGCCCCGCGAAGCACTCGCGGGCCGCATCGAGAAAGACCGGGCCGAGCTGTACCATGGGGCCGCCAAGCACGAGGACTGCCGGGTCGAGCATGTTGCAGATGTTCTGCATCAACATGCCCAGATAGCGCCCTGCACGACGCGCGGCCGCCACTGCCGTCGCATCGCCCCCGGCCACCCGACGCGCCAGTTCGTCGATTGGCAGCACGGGGTCTGGGGTGCCCGTAATATCAAGACTGACTGCCCGCTGTGAGATGAAGGTTTCGGAGCAGCCACGGCTACCGCACCGGCACGGCGGTCCGTCGAGTTGCAGCACCGTATGGCCGACTTCCCCTGCCGTGCCGTCATGACCGAGGTGGAGCCGATCGCCGAGAACGATCCCCCCGCCTACGCCAATGCCCATGCTCAGGTAGACGAGTG is a genomic window containing:
- the xylF gene encoding D-xylose ABC transporter substrate-binding protein, whose translation is MRLNRGATLLWLAVMAAVPRVANAESLVVGVSWSNFQEERWKRDEAALKAALQKLGAKYISADAQGSNEKQLSDVEGLISRGANALIVLAYDSDAILPAVQRARQENIPVVAYDRLIQDPGVLYVTFDNVEVGRIQAREVLKVKPQGNYAFIKGSPTDPNSDFLHRGQLEVLQSAIQAGKIKVVGEQYTEGWSPEVAQRNMEQILTRNSNKVDAVVASNDGAAGGAVAALKAQSLTGVPVSGQDADIAALNRIARGEQTVTVFKDTRVLGEAAANFAVAMTKGTKPSTLQGATIWNGGTKKLPIPAVFLKPVPITADNLDHVLNSGWATRQQVCAGASGAKAPKACR